In a genomic window of Rhododendron vialii isolate Sample 1 chromosome 12a, ASM3025357v1:
- the LOC131309689 gene encoding uncharacterized protein LOC131309689: MNSWGKPTRVSNGEKYSREQSGKDISKGTLAQRARRERERIFKQTTERRSEQHSPINTSIQPLRDGHIRADGRDHHAILVHEDIQKLGAMAKKRKATYVGSGKENSEPQVGKDISKLASAQRARRERERNLKQSTAQRSEQHECY; the protein is encoded by the exons atgAACAGCTGGGGAAAGCCAACACGTGTTAGCAATGGAGAAAAATATTCACGG GAACAATCTGGTAAAGATATATCAAAAGGAACACTTGCGCAACGTGCCCGACGAGAACGAGAACGAATTTTTAAACAAACCACTGAAAGGCGATCGGAACAACACTCGCCGATAAATACAAGT ATTCAACCTCTCCGAGATGGGCATATTAGAGCCGATGGGCGAGACCACCATGCTATCCTTGTTCACGAG GATATACAAAAACTAGGGGCAATGGCTAAGAAAAGGAAGGCAACGTATGTAGGGAGTGGAAAGGAAAACTCTGAG CCACAGGTTGGtaaagatatatcaaaattggCATCGGCACAACGTGCGCGACGGGAACGAGAACGAAACCTAAAGCAAAGCACTGCTCAGCGATCAGAACAACATGAatgttattga